In a single window of the Flavobacterium sp. W4I14 genome:
- a CDS encoding hypothetical protein (product_source=Hypo-rule applied), with protein MRNIPLFVAICLLALVACNSNSKKETNAIEFKNVNQCLAKSFSDLKRLDTFKIELNGRKPEEMVLNFTIKNADGKEIYNTKIKGTELLGSTDPNVDLSKEKDQIIFLKTIADDFFSDDNFLEPAVMPEDKADNYTPDKALYEELKKSGLNGFKYRLGKENNIYIAWSEKEQKVKIYYNCC; from the coding sequence ATGAGAAATATACCGCTCTTCGTTGCTATCTGTCTGTTAGCGCTCGTTGCCTGTAATTCGAACAGCAAAAAGGAAACCAATGCCATTGAGTTTAAAAATGTTAACCAGTGCCTCGCGAAATCTTTTTCCGATTTAAAACGCTTGGACACTTTTAAGATCGAGCTTAATGGCCGGAAACCTGAAGAAATGGTATTGAATTTTACAATCAAAAATGCTGACGGAAAAGAAATTTACAATACCAAAATAAAAGGAACTGAGTTATTGGGCAGTACCGATCCAAATGTTGACCTATCAAAAGAAAAAGACCAGATTATTTTCTTGAAAACCATTGCCGATGATTTTTTTAGCGATGATAATTTTCTTGAACCTGCTGTAATGCCTGAAGATAAAGCTGATAATTACACACCCGACAAAGCACTTTACGAAGAATTAAAAAAATCGGGACTGAATGGTTTTAAGTATCGTTTAGGAAAAGAAAACAACATTTACATTGCCTGGAGCGAAAAAGAGCAGAAAGTGAAGATTTATTATAACTGTTGCTAA
- a CDS encoding DNA-binding MarR family transcriptional regulator/GNAT superfamily N-acetyltransferase (product_source=COG1846/COG0454; cath_funfam=1.10.10.10,3.40.630.30; cog=COG0454,COG1846; pfam=PF00583,PF12802; smart=SM00347; superfamily=46785,55729): MNFFEETGKVAIGSRLRMLTDKVTEDAAQIYKLYNIDMQPKWFPVFYALAQEKEKTITELAKDIGHSHPSVSKIISEMLKKGYVKEGKDKTDGRRNVVSLSPAGIEISKKIEDQLIDVNAAIEEISAQSQNKLWEAIGEWEFLLEQKTLLRRVIEKKKERDSLKIEIVDYQPKYQEIFRSLNVEWISQYFTMEETDYKALDDPQGYILDKGGFILVARYEGESLGVCALVKMNDGEYDFELAKMAVSPKAQGKNVGFLLANAIIDKAKSVGASKIYLESNTILKPAINLYHKLGFQKVAGKPTPYTRCNIQMELVIR; encoded by the coding sequence ATGAATTTTTTCGAAGAAACTGGTAAAGTAGCTATAGGTAGTAGGTTAAGAATGCTAACCGATAAAGTAACCGAAGATGCTGCGCAGATTTATAAGTTGTATAATATTGATATGCAACCTAAATGGTTTCCTGTGTTTTATGCTTTGGCGCAAGAGAAAGAAAAAACAATTACCGAACTGGCTAAAGATATTGGCCATTCTCATCCATCGGTGAGTAAAATCATTAGCGAAATGCTAAAAAAAGGTTACGTTAAAGAAGGGAAAGATAAAACAGATGGCCGTAGGAATGTGGTGAGCCTTTCTCCGGCAGGTATAGAGATCTCCAAAAAAATTGAAGATCAGCTGATTGATGTAAATGCTGCCATCGAAGAGATTTCGGCCCAGTCACAAAATAAACTTTGGGAAGCAATAGGTGAGTGGGAGTTTTTATTGGAACAAAAAACCTTGTTGAGAAGGGTAATAGAAAAGAAAAAAGAAAGAGATAGCTTAAAGATTGAGATTGTAGATTACCAGCCCAAATACCAGGAAATATTCAGGTCGCTAAATGTAGAGTGGATTTCCCAGTATTTTACCATGGAAGAGACTGATTATAAAGCTTTGGATGATCCGCAGGGCTATATTCTAGATAAAGGAGGTTTTATATTGGTTGCGCGATACGAAGGCGAATCCCTGGGTGTTTGTGCACTAGTAAAAATGAATGATGGCGAATATGATTTTGAACTGGCCAAAATGGCGGTATCGCCAAAAGCACAAGGAAAAAATGTAGGCTTTCTATTGGCAAATGCCATTATTGATAAGGCAAAATCTGTAGGCGCATCTAAAATTTATTTGGAGAGCAATACCATTTTAAAACCAGCCATAAACCTTTACCATAAGTTAGGTTTCCAAAAAGTGGCAGGTAAGCCCACACCATACACGCGATGTAATATTCAGATGGAACTGGTGATTAGGTAA
- a CDS encoding putative damage-inducible protein DinB (product_source=COG2318; cath_funfam=3.90.25.10; cog=COG2318; pfam=PF12867; superfamily=109854): protein MKRSELIANRLRAVFLNGYWIANTNYKDQLLNITWHHAIHQVADLNTIAALTYHINYYLVGILNVFKGGPLEIKDQYSFDLQPIQSEEDWKKLVEEFLANSAAFADKVAQMPDEKLDEVFENEKYGTYLHNIEGVIEHSYYHLGQIVLIKKLILATGK from the coding sequence ATGAAAAGATCTGAATTAATTGCAAACCGATTAAGGGCGGTTTTTCTAAATGGGTATTGGATTGCCAATACCAACTATAAGGATCAATTATTGAACATTACCTGGCACCACGCCATACATCAGGTAGCAGATTTAAATACGATTGCAGCTTTAACTTATCACATCAATTATTACTTGGTTGGCATTTTAAACGTATTTAAGGGCGGCCCTTTAGAAATTAAAGATCAATATAGTTTCGACCTACAGCCAATACAATCAGAAGAAGATTGGAAAAAACTGGTGGAAGAATTTTTGGCAAATTCGGCAGCTTTTGCTGATAAAGTAGCACAAATGCCAGATGAAAAATTAGATGAGGTATTTGAAAATGAAAAGTACGGTACCTATCTGCATAACATAGAAGGTGTAATTGAACACAGTTACTATCATTTGGGACAGATTGTACTGATCAAAAAACTGATTTTGGCAACAGGAAAATAA
- a CDS encoding hypothetical protein (product_source=Hypo-rule applied; cleavage_site_network=SignalP-noTM; superfamily=81324) translates to MKKKALLFIFILCSYSSFAQDEPGLMIKTNILNLIAKRPAIAIEKTYSNLYGLELAYTSGEIKNLGYRDYLHYEGFLLRAKKYIRPIKKREANAFYGVYFGNLDKTVVSHRSVDETGIFSWGRNRDFSAGSLRYGGTFGVSFIPGKHFLLEGLTGLGYGDYYHIQNNLKNRLPSGYFDFQLWLSIGYSF, encoded by the coding sequence ATGAAAAAGAAAGCGCTCCTATTTATATTCATTTTATGTAGCTATTCCAGCTTTGCACAAGATGAACCTGGCTTAATGATAAAGACAAACATTTTGAATTTAATAGCAAAAAGGCCTGCAATAGCCATAGAAAAGACTTATTCAAACCTTTATGGTTTGGAGCTCGCTTACACCTCTGGCGAAATTAAAAATCTGGGCTACCGCGATTATCTCCATTACGAAGGCTTCTTGCTTCGCGCAAAGAAATACATCCGCCCGATCAAAAAAAGAGAAGCCAATGCTTTTTATGGAGTTTATTTCGGAAACCTCGACAAAACTGTTGTCTCGCATCGCTCAGTTGATGAAACCGGTATTTTTAGCTGGGGCCGTAACAGGGATTTTAGTGCGGGTTCTTTGCGTTATGGTGGGACATTTGGCGTATCCTTTATTCCGGGAAAACATTTTCTTTTAGAAGGCTTAACAGGCTTAGGTTATGGAGATTATTATCATATTCAAAATAATTTAAAGAATAGGCTCCCAAGTGGTTATTTCGACTTTCAATTGTGGTTATCTATTGGCTATTCCTTTTAA